The Liolophura sinensis isolate JHLJ2023 chromosome 12, CUHK_Ljap_v2, whole genome shotgun sequence genome segment AAACACAATCTCaacttaaaattaattacagGTGTGCAATTTTCGCCAATGTGGCTGACCTGATCAGAATTTTTTTCTAGCCTTTTTGACAATTATATAGTGATAACAAAATTCACAGCTTGAAAACTCAAAGCAAAGCAGTGAATCAATCCaaccaaaaaaacataaaaaccatCGCAGTgaggtaaaacagacaaaaatagCCAGGGTTTAAGAGCTTGCAGATTTTGTGTATGCTTGGAAATGCATTTTTAGCCATTTTAAGCTATTTCTATGCAtaatacaaaatgtatgtatcacTGACACTTAACAAGGAGTTAGTCCTACAAAGTAAACTTACTTATCAATAACATGACTCCAGTCAACTGATTTTCTAGAAGCTCTGAAATCGTTTAGAAATTTCTGAGTGCTGGCTATGAAACGAATGAATCAGTGACATcttaaatgtgaagtacaaatttaataatacatgtatcagaaagaaatcatctgatttttttctaacttttgcccatttgatttttttagtcCTTCTGATGGAGACCCTGTATCCATCCCCGTCGAGTTACTAAcagtaaatgataaattttgcccacaaacttggaaagtgtatcccatgattcactGCGTGGACTGTGGCTGACTGGGGCGCCATGGGAAAGCATCTGgagtggtcaggggattatatggacagttcCCGAAtataataaacaagctcacgcttctCTGGGTAgtcagtctatgctcctaccaccaacagttcatgttttcttcaggATAATTATGATGAATTTAGTACATATATGCTTTCTTCACAACAGATGcaccttgattgttttatgatcGCCCTTTTGTGATGAATGAGAATTCGGGAGAAAACTCCCTGGAGATTGCAAGAGCCTGACCACCCAGTACTTTTACACATGTGGAGTGGCATGTCAAATACGTGTATCTCTCAAAATGCAGAGCTCTTCATGTATAAAGGTATAACAGAGCTTAGCACCCCTGAATCCTTTGTTGCAAACTACCAGCAGATGATGTCACACTGTGTTTACAGCGACAACTTAAAATCAGTAGGGTATCCACATGTCTGTTATACCAGTCGACGGCAAGATTTTTGCCGACAACAGGCAAAAAAATCATCTCACCTGTCGACTGCGATACATAAATCACACCTGGGAAAATGTGCACACCGgtaatcataaaacatgcactttaTTTCGATATATAGACAGTCAGTGTTTTGTGAACTTCTAACATGTCAACAACACGGACAAATCTTGTCTAACTCCCGATATGCTGGGCTCACACACAGTGCTACCGAAAAGGGGTCAAACGTAGTCCTGGTAGATTTCGGAAACCTTGCTTTGagtattttttctgtgtttaatggaagGTTCCCGACTTCAAATGGGAGGGAAGCGACAGGTAACTCTTCTGCAGTAGGAGGACAGTCCCGATtgttatgaaacaaaatgtgacatacttcaatgaaattatacaaaatgttggtgacagatatttctcagcgAAATCCATCTGtacctgaaatacatgtgtacaaatatttgttgtGTAATGTGGGCTCTGAAGAGACAACCGTTCAAAAGATAATGCTGCTACCCGATTAATAGTACGTTCACTGTTTCAAGGTTTGCAGTGTACACTGTAGCATTTGTACATAGTTTGTTTGGCATGGCCATGAATCGAGACAGCGTTTGCAATTTATAGGTTTGTAATAGTCATCGTCTGACTTCATACTTCCTCCTGTTTAATTCATGAGTATAACCATAAATGCACATGGGCTGGTCGGGAGGCCTGTACTCGCTGTCAGTGCCTTGACCCCCTGCGTCGTGGATTAGAGACCACAGCTGCCATGCAGGGTACTGGAACGGGGGCGGGGCTAATCATCCACTTCTATCATCTTAACGCTAACTCATGTGCAAAAGGTTATGACACAGAAACCGACAGGTgaaactttatgtcatttacagtacGTGTAAGGTGAGAAAGATTTCCCACCAGCTtacatctgtgaaaaaaaaacaacaaaaatcaaaaaatgaaaaaattggTCACTTACACTAGTTTCACTGTCTCTAATAAGGAAATCCCCATCTTCTGCATATTTGCTGAGAATTTCTTCACACTGTGCTCGAGTAATTTTCCCATAATACCAATCTTTCTCAGCCAAGGGGCCAGAAACCCTAAACTGTCCCTTGTCACCAACTCGTACGGCACCGAGTGACGATGTGTTAGACAAGCTACTAGCTGAATGGGACTGGGGCGTACTCGCTGTCTCTGTGGTAAAACTCTCTGTTTCAGTCTCTTCAACAATTTGCACATAATTTCTCGGCACAAGGCCCACTTCCCCACGAGTGTTCCTTGCTTTCCACCAGTCTGGGTCCTCGCGAGGTTTTTCTAGAATTTCTAACCTTTCGTCTTTCTCAAAATTAAGTTCTTCAGGATTTGAGCTAGAAAAAGGGTACAAAGTCACAGCAGTCTCTATGAGTGGAGGGACCCCGGAACATGCATAGGTAACTGCTGCCGTTGAGTACATTCCTGTATCATTGTCCTCGATTTCTGGCTCGACATAGTTTGATGGGAACCAGCCCACTTGGTTATGTGCCTCTTTCCGCCCTCTCCACCAACCGTCACTCGACTTCTCCAACACAGTAACTCTCTCACCCTTTACAAGGCTTAGTTCGTCTGGCTGTCGGGCTTCATAGTTAAATTTGGTAATATGGGGAATAGGTTCACAAGGGAGACTATCCACGTTGTTCGTGGAGTCTTTCATAACACTAGTATTACCATTTCGGGCGATGGGCGGGGTCATGCCTGTTTTCGAGTCCGCAGCTTTGCTGTTGCTGCGGGCAATCGTTCCACGCAGTCGATCTAAAATCGACTGCTTCTGTTTTTTCACGTAATTTGACGGGACATAGCCAGACTCGTTGCGCGCATTCTGCACTTTCCACCAGTCCTTGCTATCATCCAGTAGTGTGAGGCGCTCATTTTTCTTGATGTCCAGTTCTTGAGCGTTTTCGGCCTTGTAATCCCATTTGGCGATGACTGTCCCCACCTCGGCCATCTTTGGTTTCATACTATACGATAAGCATCACCTGGTAAAATATAAccacaaataaatttttaaatatgtagGTATTTCCAAGACAGAATTATTGGCTATTTTTCAGAccagaaaagaaaatttgaacTTGCCATCCTACAGTACCAGTAGATGCTAACCAACCTGACAAGTCTCAATGCATTCAAAGCAACCATTTTTTCACTTTCTATTTCACAACCTCACTACTACACATACCATACACAAGAGTTAAACTTTAACAAAAGGGATGGGAAGGGAACAGGAAGAACTGAGGAAAGCCTTACATcccaccatgtacatgtacatcctctTGATCACaacaccttgtacatgtacatcctctTGATCACtacaccttgtacatgtacatcctctTGATCACTAGaccttgtacatttatatcctCTTGATCACtaaaccttgtacatgtatatcccctTGATCACtacaccttgtacatgtatatcctcttGATCACtacactttgtacatgtacatcctctTGATCACTACaccttgtatatgtacatcctCTTGATCACtacaccttgtacatgtacacgtaagttttaatatcaaatattgtaattcttcaaaaatTTTCACGTTTGCCAGCTGTTCATATCCTGCAAACATTACTCTGCAAAGACTTTGCATAAGTTTTGTATCTGAAACCAAATGAAAAAAGTGCCTAAatctcactgaaagttgctctttcatgtgtgaaaaggttgaggaattagggtacgtGACAAGTTTAGCCCTAAAAGTACAATGACAGAAAGGGACAGATTATAAATGCGAAAGATATTTTCGGATTACATAGAAATAAACAAGTTATTTTCCTTAATGCTTGCCTGAAAACTGACTACCAATTATTTGCTGATCTTCATGTGCAGTATATACATCAAAGTTGCAATGTCCTTTTGAAAGAAATCTCTCCTACAAATGAACCTTCTCGTTTGAATTAAATTACAACAAATATCTGATTCATCAATCATGGGATGAGAAAAATTATTGGCCACGAAGATGACTATCCACAGGAAATGGATACGAGGACAGAGACAATGTGCACTTGCCCAGTCATAATAGCAcactatacaatatatatatatatatatgcatgtatatatgcatgtatgagcTAGGCCTGTCAAGCTGAGAGCATTGGGTTAGCCAGAGCTACCTGGTGCTAATTGGACACCCAGTTTTCTGCACCATTTACATGGGAGCGataggagaaaatgaaatctgaacACCCCACTATAACAAATGGCCTCAGAAAGTGATGTTTGGACACcgtctttcacatttctggctaaCCCCCTCAATGAGATTACCATAAcaagtatgtgtgtgtgtatgtgtgtacatgtagtgatcaTGAACGCATGTGTCGTAGTACAGGCCTGCAAATCAGTGGTCTGGGAAACAGATTACCGGATGCCACCAGACAACACAGCCATTTCACCATTATTGTGTCTCTCCTATAGATCTCAGGggtagaaatttttttttaaaaatgcaagtCACAGACAGACTTTTTTGTATCTGTCACCTACAGGTATCTACCAGTCCCCATCAGTCTGGGTTTTAGAAAGTACGTACTGTGCTAGCGCTACCGATCCCCGTTGTTGCATTTTCCCATATTCCAGTTTGGCGACATTATTTTTCGTCAACATCGCCACCTTGGCTAAGTAATACGAGTCTACCGTGTTACGACAATATTTGGTTTCAGTAgcattttcctttttattcaatATTCTGTTGCGACCGGGACTTCTGCACAGTTGATcgtcaaaaacaaaacttactTGCTGGAGTTcagtctgtacatgtgtacgcATGTGCTTCCCATTCAAGGTAAACAACTGACGAAAAGCATTCCGTCTGTGTGCGTTCAGATTTATGTGTGTGTCTTGAGTTACTCCCCTTTACATCTGTGACACCAGGCGCACTTCTCTAGCGGGAAAAGTTAGCAATGCGGTCCAAAACCGAACACTTCTGGGAGATCGGAAGAGGACGGGactataaatatttacttcatattttattatttacttatttggctGGCATTTCAAGCTGTACTcaaaaagatttcatttatatgacggtgaccagcaactcgcatcgaccgcattggtgagagactaatGAGTCGTGACACTTCAATTTTTGGTTTATTCATTGCTCTGCACTGCCTGTCCTCTAGTTCACCTTGACTAGCACTTGTTGACGGTGTTCGTTCCGTCATAGCTGTGGACTCCTGCGAAAAAGCTTTAGGGAAAGCATATCTAATGCTATCTAACGATCTTGCAGATCTAATTTTCTCGTTGCTATGATAACAGAAATGCCTTCTTTAACGTTGAAGGTATGTTTGGTCTTGGAATTAAAAGTGAAAACGGGGTAGGTTTGTTGCCGACAGCCTTGTCCACCAAATTATGACCAAACAGTGTTGACGTGTTTGGGCTGAAAATGACGAAGTGTTGAGATAACATTTTGATTATGGGAATGCCAAGTAAATATACAGGCTTCACAAACATAGACGTGCATGGATATTGACTTAAACATGATTGTAAGCTTACTGAGCCTACCTAATGATGCGACAGGTGAATCTTTTGTGACCTGTCGTCGACGTAAATTGCCTGTCGCCAACAATTAGACAGGCGTTATTTCGACCAATGGATCTGCCTAGTTACATGTGACAGTCTGGGACCTTGTTCAAGTGTTGAGGCTGTTACTAGAGAGACTAGATAATTACCTGTTACCAAACCAATTTTGTCTGAAGTCCACAATtcaatatttttgcatattatTAAATTATGTCTAGTATTTAACGCCtgcataaaaaatgaataa includes the following:
- the LOC135479390 gene encoding cytoplasmic protein NCK2-like, whose amino-acid sequence is MKPKMAEVGTVIAKWDYKAENAQELDIKKNERLTLLDDSKDWWKVQNARNESGYVPSNYVKKQKQSILDRLRGTIARSNSKAADSKTGMTPPIARNGNTSVMKDSTNNVDSLPCEPIPHITKFNYEARQPDELSLVKGERVTVLEKSSDGWWRGRKEAHNQVGWFPSNYVEPEIEDNDTGMYSTAAVTYACSGVPPLIETAVTLYPFSSSNPEELNFEKDERLEILEKPREDPDWWKARNTRGEVGLVPRNYVQIVEETETESFTTETASTPQSHSASSLSNTSSLGAVRVGDKGQFRVSGPLAEKDWYYGKITRAQCEEILSKYAEDGDFLIRDSETSVGHFTVVLKAPNRNKHFRVQISDGRYQIGQQTFPSLEDLIEHYKKHPIYKQDHEKLFLVKAFVYPAEF